The sequence CGGCAGTCCCAGGATGATGTGCGCGCCGGTGAGCAATCCGCGTTGGTGGGTGCGCTCCAAGGCCGATACCGACTGCTCGAACGTATGTCCGCGATTGATATGTTGCAGCGTTGCGGCGTTGCAGCTTTCCAGTCCGTACTCCACCAGCACAAACGTACGCTGGTTCAGCTCGGCCAGGTAATCCAGCAGCTCGTCCGATACGCAATCCGGGCGTGTGCCAATCACAATGCCCACGATATCCTCAACCGCCAGCGCCTCTTCGTACAGCGCTTTCAACTGTTCGATAGGGGCGTATGTATTCGTAAACGCCTGGAAATAAGCCAGGTACTTCATGTCGGGATACTTATGCGCAAAAAACTGCTTGCCCTCGGCCAGCTGCGCGCTCACCGACAGGCGTCGCTGACAGTACGAGGGGTTAAACGTGCGGTTGTCGCAGTAGATGCAGCCGCCCGTTGATATCCGTCCGTCGCGGTTCGGACAGGTAAAGCCGGCATCTATCGATATCTTCTGCACACGGTACGGAAACTGGCGCCGTATCCACGTGCCGTAGTCGTTATAATAGGGTGTATTCACTTTATTTAAATCCATCAGTGTGCAAAGTTAACGAAAAAAACGCTATCTTTGCAGTCTGAAACAGTAAAAACTCGAAAAATATGAAGAAATTAAGATTATTCTCGCTTGGCGTGTCGCTGGCGCTGGCTGTGAGTGCTTCGGCTGGCAAGCAGATTACGCTCACCGACATTACCAAGGGCGAGTTCCGCAGTAAGTCCATCAGCGCCGTTTACCCCTTGGCCGATGGCGAGACCTACGCGCAGATTAGCAGCGATGGTAAGCAGATTGTTACTTACTCGTTTAAAACCGGCAAACAGGTAGGCGTGCTGTTCGATGCAGCCACCGCCCGTGGCGCTGAGATCAGTGAGGTGGATGGTTACATCATGAGTCCTGATGGCACCCGATTGCTCATCCAGACCAACACCAAGGCCATCTATCGTCGCTCGTTCACTGCCACCTATTATATATATAGCATCCGCAACAACAAGTTGGAGCCCCTGTCGGATGGCGGTCCTCAGCAAACGCCCGTGTTCTCGCCCGATGGTAACCAGATTGCCTTCGTACGCGACAACAACATCTTCCTGGTAAAGCTGCTCTACGATAATGCCGAGAGTCAGGTTACCAAGGACGGCAAGCGCAACGAGGTGATCAACGGTATCCCCGACTGGGTGTACGAGGAGGAGTTCTCAACCAACTCGTCGATGGTGTTCACCGCCGACTCTAAGCAGATTCTGTGGATCCGTTACGACGAGAGCGCCGTTAAGCAGTACTCTATGCAGCTGTTCAAGGGCCTGAAGCCCACCCGCACCGAGTTTGCCGAGTACCCTGGCGACTACACCTATAAGTACCCCGTGCCCGGTCAGGTTAACTCCAAGGTTAGCGTGTGGAGCTACGATATCAAGAGTCATCAGACCCGCAAGATCGACGTGCCCCTGGGTGCCGAGGATTATATCCCCCGTATCAAAGCTACCAGCGATCCTGCCAAGGTGGCCATCATGACCATGAACCGCCACCAGGACGTGCTGCGTATCTATATGGCCAACCCGCTCTCAACCGTTTGCAAGCTGGCTATCGAGGATAAGGTTGATAAGTACATCAAGGAAGAGGTGCTCGACGACATCCAGCTCACCGATCAGCACATCCTGCTGCCCAGCGAGCGCGATGGCTACAACCATCTGTATCTGTACAACCTGAACGGACAGCTGCTGCGCCAGATTATCCACGAGAATTTTGTGGTAAAAGCCGTTTACGGTTACGACGAGAAGACCGGCGACACCTATTTTGCCGCTAACCCCACTGGTGCTACCGAGCAGCAGGTGATGGTGGCCCACCAGAATGGCAAGGTAGAGGCGCTCACTCCTAAGTCGGGTGTCAGCAACGCCATTTTCAGCAAGAACTTCAAGTACTTTATCAATATCTGGAGCGATATCAACAATCCCGCCCAGTACACCATCTGCCAGAACAACGGCAAAAAGCTCACCACACTTATCGACAACCACGAGCTCAAGGCAAAGTTGGCCGATTACGAGCTGGGGCAGAAGCAGATGTTTACTTTTACCACCAGCGAGGGCGTGCAGCTGAACGGTTATATGGTTAAGCCCGCCAACTTCGATGCCAACAAGCAGTATCCCGTCATCATGTATCAGTACGGCGGTCCTGGCTCGCAGCAGGTGCTCAACCAGTGGGGCCTGGGCATGGCTGGCAATGGTGCCATCCTCGAGCAGTATCTGTGTCAGCAGGGTTATATCTGCGTGTGCGTTGATAACCGTGGTACCGGCGGTCGTGGTGCCGAATTCGAGAAGTGTACCTACCTGCGCCTGGGCGAGCTCGAGGCTCGCGACCAGGTAGAGACAGCCCTTTGGCTGGGTAATCAGAGTTATGTAGATAAGGATCGTATCGGCATCTGGGGTTGGAGTTATGGTGGCTGGAACACCCTCATGTCGATGTCCGAGGGTCGCCCTGTGTTCCGTGCCGGTGTGGCCATCGCGCCTCCTACCTGCTGGCGTTATTACGACTCTATCTATACCGAGCGTTACATGCGTACACCTAAGGAGAATGCCAGCGGCTACGACGAGGTTAACCCCATCGCCCGTGCCAACAACCTGCATGGTGCGCTGCTCATCTGCCATGGTTTGGCCGACGACAACGTTCACTATCAGAACACCGCCGAATACGTAGAGGCATTGGTACAGGCCGATAAGGATTTCCGTCAGTTAGTATATACCAACCGCAATCACGGCATCTCGGGTGGTAACACCCGCAACCACCTGTATCGCCAGGCCATCAATCATTTCAATGATAATTTGAAATAAAACAAATAAAAACCCCAGCCAATCGGCTGGGGCTTTTATTTATTAATAAGCGAACAAAGGATAATCCTTCATTTTCTCGTTAACGCGGGCGCGAACGCTTGCGATAACCTCTGGGTTCTCAGGATCGTTCAGTACCTCCTCAATCCAGGCAGCAATCTGAACCATCAGGTCCTCCTTAGCACCACGTGTGGTGATGGCAGGTGTACCCAGACGGATACCAGAAGTCTGGAAAGCGCTGCGGCTGTCGAATGGAACCATGTTCTTGTTAACGGTAATGTCGGCAGCAACCAGAGCGTTCTCAGCTACCTTACCAGTCAGCTCAGGATACTTAGAGCGCAGGTCAACCAGCATTGAGTGGTTGTCGGTACCACCGCTAACGATGCCGAAGCCACGCTTAACCAGCTCGTCGGCCAGTACCTTAGCGTTCTTCTGTACCTGCTTAGCCCACTCCTTGAACTCAGGCTGCAGAGCCTCGCCGAAAGCCACAGCCTTGGCAGCGATAACGTGCTCCAGAGGACCACCCTGCTGTCCGGGGAATACGGCTGAGTTCAGCAACTGACTCATCATCTTGGTTACACCCTTTGGTGTCTTCAGACCCCAAGGATTCTCAAAGTCCTTACCCATCAGGATGATACCACCACGAGGACCACGCAGAGTCTTGTGGGTTGTTGATGTTACGATGTGAGCGTACTTCACAGGGTTCTCCAGCAGTCCGGCTGCAATCAGTCCTGCAGGGTGAGCCATGTCGATCATCAGCAGTGCGCCAACCTTGTCGGCAATCTCACGCATGCGCTTGTAGTCCCACTCGCGGCTGTAGGCACTACCACCACCGATAATCAGCTTTGGCTTGTGCTCCAGTGCCAGCTGCTCCATCTCGTCGTAATCTACGCGACCGGTCTCCTTGTTCAGGTTGTAACCGATGGGGTTGTAGATCAAACCAGATGTGTTTACGCGTGATCCGTGCGACAGGTGACCACCGTGATCCAGGTTCAATCCCATGAATGTGTCGCCTGGCTTCAGTACGGCCAGCAGTACGGCAGCGTTAGCCTGAGCACCTGAGTGAGGCTGTACGTTAGCGTACTCAGCACCGAAAAGCTTGCAAACGCGGTCGATAGCCAACTGCTCAACCTCGTCAACCACCTGGCAACCACCATAGTAACGGTGTCCAGGATAACCCTCGGCGTACTTGTTAGTCAGGTAAGATCCCATGGCTTCCATCACCTGGTCGCTTACGAAGTTTTCACTTGCAATCAGCTCAATGCCTTTCAGCTGGCGCTGATGCTCTTTCTCAATCAACTCGAAGATTGTGTTGTCTCTGTTCATTGTTTTGTTTATTGGGGAAAATTTAATGTTTCATGTTTAATGTTTAATGTATCAACAAAGTTCCACTTTGTTGATATCCTGCTCCTTCTCGCAGTAGTGGCAAGTCAGAATGCCGTTCTCAACGTGGAAGTGGGTCTTCATCGGCTCATTGTTGGTAATACACTTGGGGTTATTACACTTCACAATGCCCTTAATCTCCGATGGTGTAACCACACTGCGCTTCTCAACCACCTCGTAGTCGCGTATAATGCTCAGTATCACGTTAGGTGCAACTACCGAGAGGCGCGACACCTCGTCGTCGGTAAAGAACTTATCGCTCACCTTGATGATACCTTTCGAGCCCACCTTTTTCGAGGGATAGTTAAAACCGATGGTAACAGGTGTTTTCAGTGTAAACAGTCCCAGCAAGCTGGCCACCTGGTATGTCTTGTCGGTTGGAATATGATCAATCACAGTGCCGTTCTCAATCGCGGCAACCAATCGCTCTTTCTTATTCATAATGTTCAATGTTCAATGTTCAATGTTCAATGAATAATAGTTTTATCTGTTTTAACTTCGTCGAGTGTAATTCCCAGCACATCGCAGAAGATGGCCTCGCGGGCAAACAGTCCGTTACCGGCCTGTTGTATGTAGTAAGCATGTGGGTTGTCGTCCACCTCGTAGGCAATCTCGTTTACGCGTGGCAGCGGGTGCAATATCTTCATGTTAGGTTTGGCGTTTTTCAGCAGGTCGTTGTTCAGCACATATACGTTCTTTACGCGTTCGTATTCCATCAGGTCGCTGAATCTTTCTTTTTGCACGCGCGTCATATATAATATGTCGGCATCGGCTATCACCTTCTCGTTAAACGCCGTGTGCTCCTGATACTTAATGCCGTGTTCGTCGCAATAAATCTTGTATTCCTTCGGCATGGCCAGTTCCTTCGGCGCCACAAAGTGGAAGGTGGGGTTGAAGTGCCTCATGGCCATAATCAGCGAGTGTACCGTTCGTCCGTATTTCAGGTCGCCCACCAGATAGATGTTCAGATTCTCCAGCGTGCCCTGCGTCTTGTAGATCGAGTAGAGGTCAAGCATACACTGCGAGGGGTGCTGATGTGCGCCGTCGCCGGCATTCACGATGGGCACTGGGGCTACCTCCGAAGCATATTGAGCGGCGCCTTCGATATAATGGCGCATCACAATCACGTCGGCGTAGTTCGATACCATCAGGATGGTGTCCTTCAGTGTCTCGCCCTTGGTGCCGCTGGTAATCTTCGGATCGGCAAATCCGATAACACGGGCACCCAGACGGTTAGCTGCTGTTTCAAAACTAAGTCGGGTTCGGGTTGAGGGTTCGAAGAAAAGGGTTGCCACAACTTTGCCCTTCAGCAACTCACGATTGGGGTGCTTCTCGAACTCTTGCGCCATCTCAATCATGTAGAGGATCTTCTCTCGAGTGAGATCGGCAATTGTTACAAAATTATGCTTTTTCATCAATAATTTAATTTTCTCGGCGCAAAATTACACAATATTTCTGATTTCCGTGCCGTATTTTGAAAGAAAATAGTAATTTTGCACCAAAAAGTAACTAAAAAGAGGATATGAGAAAGCTATTTGTCTATTTTCTATGGACATTATTGACATTAACCATCCTGGGCACGGCCGGTGCTTTTTACGCCATCGATAAGGGTTGGATTGGTTATATGCCACCTATCGAAGACCTTCAGAACCCCATCAGTCGCTTCGCCACCCAGATTTATTCTGCCGATGGCCAGCTGTTGGGCACCTGGAATTATAATCGTGAAAATCGTGTGATGGTAGATTACAATAAAATCGCTCCATCACTCATTCAGGCATTGGTGGCTACCGAGGATGTGCGCTTCTACGATCATTCGGGTGTGGATTTCATTGCCCTCGCGCGCGCGATAGTAAAAAGAGGTATCTTAGGTCAGAAGAGTGCCGGTGGTGGATCCACCATCACCCAGCAGCTGGCCAAGCAGTTGTATTCCGATCAGGCTCACTCTACCGTCGAGCGCCTGCTGCAGAAACCCATCGAGTGGGTGATAGCCGTCAAACTGGAGCGTACCTACACCAAGGACGAGATTATTACCATGTACTTGAATTATTTTGACTTTCTGCACAATGCGGTGGGCATCAAGACAGCTGCCAACACCTACTTTAGCAAAGAGCCAAAAGACCTGAGCGTTACCGAGTCGGCCACACTCGTGGGCCTGTGTAAGAACCCTTCTTACTTCAATCCCGTACGCAATCCCGAGCGCAGTCGCGACCGTCGTAACGTGGTGCTCGGTCAGATGGTAAAGGCCGGCTACCTTACCCCCGAAGCCTACGATTCGCTCAGCACCCAGCCACTCACTCTCAAGTTCCATGTGGCCGACCATAAGGAAGGTCTGGCACAGTATTTCCGTGAGTACCTGCGCCAGTACATGACTGCCAAAAAGCCTGTCCGTGCCAACTATCCTTCGTGGAATATGGCCAAGTTCGTTACCGACTCAATTAACTGGGAGACAGACCCTTTGTTCGGTTGGTGTAACAAAAACAAGAAGCGCGATGGCGAGAATTATAACATCTATACCGATGGCCTCAAGGTTTACACCACCATCGATTCGCGCATGCAGGAGTATGCCGAAAAAGCAGCCTACCAGCACGTGGTAAAGTTCCTGCAGCCCGCCTTCGATAAGGAGATGCAGTCAAAGAAGAATGCCCCTTATTCGGCCAACCTCACCGCTGCCCAGGTAGAGCAGATTCTGAATCGTTCTATCCGTCAGTGCGAGCGCTATCGTGTGCTCAAGGAGAGTGGGGCAACCGACGACGAGATCTACCGTTCGTTCCGTACCAAGACCAAGATGTCGGTCTTCACTTACCACGGCGAGGTGGATACCATTATGACGCCACTCGATTCGATAAAATATTACAAATCATTCCTGCGTACCGGCTTCATCAGCATGTGTCCACAGAATGGTTATGTAAAGGCCTACGTGGGTGGTCTTAACTACGAGCACTTTGCTTACGATATGGTGATGGAGGGTCGCCGCCAGGTTGGTTCTACCATCAAACCCTATCTGTACTCGCTCGCCATGGAGAACGGTTTCACCCCTTGCGACGAGGCGCCTAACGTACAGCAGACCTACATCGTGGCCGGTCAGTCGTGGACGCCACGCAACGGTAGTAAGGCCCGCTACGGCGAGATGGTAACCCTGAAGTGGGGCTTGCAGCAGTCAAACAACTGGATTTCGGCCTACCTCATGAGTAAGCTCAATCCCCGTGCCTTCGTCGATCTGCTTCACGAGTACGGTATCCGCAACCCCGATATCCATCCTTCGATGGCCCTCTGTCTGGGTCCTTGCGACATCAGTGTAGGCGAGATGGCCAGTGCTTATACCGCATTTGTTAACCATGGTATCCGCGCTGCGTGCATGTTTGTTACTAAGATCGAGGACAGCGAGGGTAATGTGATTGCCCAGTTCCAGCCCCGCCTTAACGAGGTGATTAGCGAGGAGAGTGCACATAAGATGATATATATGCTGCGCAATGTAGTTGATGGCGGTACCGCCAGTCGTCTGCGCTTTAAGTATAACCTTACCGGTCAGCTGGCAGGTAAAACAGGTACCACCAATAATAATAGCGATGCCTGGTTCGTAGGTCTTACCCCCACATTGGTTAATGCCTGCTGGGTAGGTGGCGACGATCGTGATATCCACTTCAACTCTATGGCCATGGGTCAGGGAGCCTCGGGTGCACTGCCCATTTTCGCACTCTATATGCAGCAGGTTTATAAAAATGCCCGCTTAGGATATCACCAGGACGAGGTGTTTGATGTACCTGCCGGTTTCGATCCTTGTCCGATGGGTGGCGGCGAGACCGACGATTTGGGTGGCGAAAACGACATTGAGGAGATTTTTGAATAAAAACCTCAAAAATATAGAATTTCGTATTTGCCTATATATTATATATAAGGTGTAATACAGAGATTGTAAACATTCCCGAAAACTTTCACGTTTTTGGGAATTTTTTTTGGAAAATGTTTGGTTGGTATTGAAATTTGTTGTACCTTTGCACCCGCAAATCAGGAACACCACCTGACAAGCTAACAGAAAATGAGTTCTTTGAAAGATTTACATAAACAGAAGTAGTACAAGAAGCGAGTACTTTTCGAAGTACTTGGGTAAATGAACAAACCGTTTCAATTTCTTGAATTTGGATAGTTGTTCTGAGACAGATACATTTCTATTTTAAATAGAATAAACAAACAATTTTTTACAGTGAAGAGTTTGATCCTGGCTCAGGATGAACGCTAGCTACAGGCTTAACACATGCAAGTCGAGGGGCAGCATGATCGAAGCTTGCTTTGATTGATGGCGACCGGCGCACGGGTGAGTAACGCGTATCCAACCTTCCCTATAGTAGAGAATAGCCCGGCGAAAGTCGGATTAATGCTCTATGTTGTATTTAGAGGACATCTGAAGAATACCAAAGGTTTACCGCTATAGGATGGGGATGCGTCTGATTAGGTAGTAGGCGGGGTAACGGCCCACCTAGCCGACGATCAGTAGGGGTTCTGAGAGGAAGGTCCCCCACATTGGAACTGAGACACGGTCCAAACTCCTACGGGAGGCAGCAGTGAGGAATATTGGTCAATGGACGGAAGTCTGAACCAGCCAAGTAGCGTGCAGGATGACGGCCCTATGGGTTGTAAACTGCTTTTATATAGGGATAAAGTCGGGGACGTGTCCCCGTTTGTAGGTACTATATGAATAAGGACCGGCTAATTCCGTGCCAGCAGCCGCGGTAATACGGAAGGTCCAGGCGTTATCCGGATTTATTGGGTTTAAAGGGAGCGCAGGCTGATGATTAAGCGTGACGTGAAATGTAGCCGCTCAACGGCTGAACTGCGTCGCGAACTGGTTATCTTGAGTGAGTTCGATGTTGGCGGAATTCGTGGTGTAGCGGTGAAATGCTTAGATATCACGAAGAACTCCGATTGCGAAGGCAGCCAACAAGGCCTTTACTGACGCTAAAGCTCGAAGGTGCGGGTATCGAACAGGATTAGATACCCTGGTAGTCCGCACGGTAAACGATGGATGCCCGCTGTTTGCGATATACTGTGAGCGGCCAAGAGAAATCGTTAAGCATCCCACCTGGGGAGTACGCCGGCAACGGTGAAACTCAAAGGAATTGACGGGGGCCCGCACAAGCGGAGGAACATGTGGTTTAATTCGATGATACGCGAGGAACCTTACCCGGGCTTGAACTGCCAGCGAACGATTCAGAGATGATGAGGTCCTTCGGGACGCTGGTGGAGGTGCTGCATGGTTGTCGTCAGCTCGTGCCGTGAGGTGTCGGCTTAAGTGCCATAACGAGCGCAACCCTTTTCTTTAGTTGCCATCAGGTAATGCTGGGCACTCTGGAGATACTGCCACCGTAAGGTGTGAGGAAGGTGGGGATGACGTCAAATCAGCACGGCCCTTACGTCCGGGGCTACACACGTGTTACAATGGGGGGTACAGAGAGTCGGTGCATGGCAATATGCATCTAATCCTTAAAGCCTTCCTCAGTTCGGATTGGGGTCTGCAACCCGACCCCATGAAGCTGGATTCGCTAGTAATCGCGCATCAGCCATGGCGCGGTGAATACGTTCCCGGGCCTTGTACACACCGCCCGTCAAGCCATGAAAGCCGGGGGCGCTTGAAGTCCGTGACCGCAAGGATCGGCCTAGAGCGAAACTGGTAATTGGGGCTAAGTCGTAACAAGGTAGCCGTACCGGAAGGTGCGGCTGGAACACCTCCTTTCTGGAGAGAACAAGTATCTGAAGGTTTGATTTCAAACCCAGTGCTTCTTTACTACCAATGTTTATTAATATAAGAGAAGTATGAGGCTGGGCAGAGGAACCCCCTCTGACCAAAATAGAGTCCTATAGCTCAGTTGGTTAGAGCGCCACACTGATAATGTGGAGGTCGGCAGTTCAAGTCTGCCTGGGACTACTCAAGGTAATTGTCAATTATCAATTTTCAATTATCAATTCTCGTTATGGGGGATTAGCTCAGTTGGCTAGAGCGCTTGCATGGCATGCAAGAGGTCATCGGTTCGACCCCGATATTCTCCACTAAGTACAGACAACCTCTGAAATTTAATGTTTCATGTTTAATGTTTAATGTACAACGATCTTTGACATGTTGATACACAAGAAACTGTAAGTAAAAGACTTTGTTTTTAGAAACTGAGTAGATTTTTTCTAAAATCTCAATTACAGCTGATAGTATGAGCTACTTCACATTAATATTTAATCTTTAATGTTTAATGTTTAATGTAAGTAAATAGGCGAAAGAAAGTTAGGGCGTCTGGTGGATGCCTTGGCTCTCGGAGGCGATGAAGGACGTGATAAGCTGCGATAAGCCTCGGGTAGATGCAAATAATCTTTGATCCGAGGATTTCCGAATGGGACAACCCAGCTGGCTGAAGGCCAGTTATCTACACCTAAGTGTAGAGGCAAACGCAGGGAACTGAAACATCTTAGTACCTGTAGGAAGAGAAAATAAACTAATGATTCCCCCAGTAGTGGCGAGCGACCGGGGAATAGCCCAAACCGCATGTGTAGCAATGCATATACGGGGTTGTAGGACCACGCCGTAGTACTTGAATCGTGAGGAGAATCTTCTGGAAAGTTGATCCAAAGAGGGTGAAAGGCCCGTAACCGAAGCGAGACGAGACTTAGTGGTATCCTGAGTAACGCGGAGCACGAGGAATTCTGCGCGAATCTGCCGGGACCATCCGGTAAGGCTAAATACTCCCGAGAGACCGATAGCGTACCAGTACCGTGAGGGAAAGGTGAAAAGCACCCCGAGTAGGGGAGTGAAATAGTACCTGAAACCAGACGCCTACAAGCGGTCGGAGCTAGTTTATCTAGTGACGGCGTGCCTTTTGCATAATGATCCTACGAGTTACCATCACCAGCAAGGTTAAGTATTTAAGATACGTAAGCCGCAGTGAAAGCGAGCCTGAACAGGGCGTCAAGTTGGTGGGGGTAGACGCGAAACCGAGTGATCTACACATGGTCAGGATGAAGTCCCGGTAACACGGGATGGAGGTCCGCACCGATAAGCGTTGAAAAGCTTCCGGATGAACTGTGTGTAGGAGTGAAAGGCCAATCAAACTCGGAGATAGCTCGTACTCCCCGAAAGGCATTTAGGTGCCGCGTCGGATGGTCACCGTGAGAGGTAGAGCGACCGATAGGTCAAGAGGGCTTCACCGCCTATCGAGACCTGACGAACTCCGAATGCTCACGGTCTGCAGTCCGGCAGTAAGGGCATGGGTGCTAAGGTCCGTGCCCGAGAGGAGAAGAATCCAGACCGCCGTCTAAGGTCCCGGAATCCTGTCTGAGTTAGTCTAACGAAGTCTGGTCTCGATGACAGCTAGGATGTTGGCTTGGAAGCAGCCATTCATTCAAAGAGTGCGTAACAGCTCACTAGTCGAGAGACCGGGCGTGGATAATAATCGGGTATAAGACAGGTACCGAAGGCGCGGGATAGCATTAAAAAGTATCGGTAGGGGAGCATTCTTGCGGCGCTGAAGCCATCGGATGACTGGTGGTGGAGCTTCAAGAAAAGCAAATGTAGGAATAAGTAACGATAAGGGGGATGAGATTTCCCCCCGCCGAAAGACTAAGGTTTCCCGGGCGATGTCAATCACCCCGGGGTAAGTCGGGTCCTAAGCATAAGCCGAACGGCGAGGGCGATGGCTGACACGGTTAATATTCCGTGACTTCCATAATGGGCGATTTGTGGTGACGGAGCAGTGACACTGCCGCGCGGCGACGGATGTCCGCGTTGAAGGATGTAGGCGTTGAGGAGTGCAGGCAAATCCACACTCCGAGCTGAACTCTGACAGTACAGGATCCTCTTCGGAGGAACTTGATAGCGCAGGTAATCAGACTCCCGAGAAAAACCGCTAAGCTTAACCATTATGGAACCCGTACCGCAAACGGACACACGTAGTCGGGTAGAATATACTAAGGCGTTGAGAGATTCGCGGTTAAGGAACTAGGCAAACTGACCCTGTAACTTCGGGATAAAGGGTCCTCCAGTAATGGAGGCGCAGAGAATAGGTCCAGGCAACTGTTTAACAAAAACACAGGGCTGTGCAAACTCGAAGGATGAAGTATACAGCCTGACACCTGCCCGGTGCTGGAAGGTTAAGAGGAGATGTCAGTCGCAAGATGAAGCATTGAATTGAAGCCCCAGTAAACGGCGGCCGTAACTATAACGGTCCTAAGGTAGCGAAATTCCTTGTCGGGTAAGTTCCGACCTGCACGAATGGTGTAATGATCCGGACGCTGTCTCAACCGCGAGCTCAGTGAAATTGTAGTATCGGTGAAGATGCCGATTACCCGCGATGGGACGAAAAGACCCCGTGAACCTTTACTACAGCTTAGCACTGACCTTGGTCATCGGATGTGTAGGATAGGCCGGAGGCTTTGAAGCGGGCGCGCCAGCGTTCGTGGAGCCATCCTTGAAATACGGCCCTTCTGCTGCCTGAGGTCTAACTTGCGATGCAAGGACACTGTTTGGTGGGTAGTTTGACTGGGGTGGTCGCCTCCAAAAGCGTAACGGAGGCTTCCAAAGGTGCCCTCGGGCCGATTGGTAACCGGCCTAATAGAGTGCAATGGCATAAGGGCGCTTGACTGGGAGGCAGACATGCCGAGCAGGTAGGAAACTAGGGCATAGTGATCCGGCGGATCCGTATGGAAGGTCCGTCGCTCAAAGGATAAAAGGTACTCCGGGGATAACAGGCTGATCCCCCCCAAGAGCTCATATCGACGGGGTGGTTTGGCACCTCGATGTCGGCTCGTCACATCCTGGGGCTGGAGAAGGTCCCAAGGGTTGGGCTGTTCGCCCATTAAAGTGGCACGCGAGCTGGGTTCAGAACGTCGTGAGACAGTTCGGTCTCTATCTATCGTGGGCGCAGGAGTCTTGCGTGGTGCTGACACTAGTACGAGAGGACCGTGTTGGACAGACCTCCGGTTTACCGGTTGTACCGCCAGGTGCACCGCCGGGTATCCGAGTCTGGATTGGATAAGCGCTGAAAGCATCTAAGTGCGAAGCCAGCCGCAAGATGAGGACTCCATTGAGGGTCGTCATAGACGATGACGTTGATAGGGTGCAGGTGTAAAGACGGTGACGTCAAAGCCGAGCACTACTAATTGCCCGAAATCTTTCGCTTCATGCTGATATTATCAGATGTAGTTGTTTCTGAAATGAGCTTCTACACAGTTTTCTTGTGTGCAATTGTCAACCTTATACGTTGTCATTGATTTGGTTGTTGATAATGTTCAATGGTCAATATTCAATGTTCAATGAACGAACTATTAGGTGGTTATTGCAGTGGGGTCCCACCTCTTCCCATTCCGAACAGAGAAGTTAAGCCCACCTGCGCCGATGGTACTGCAATGCAATGCGGGAGAGTAGGAAGCCGCCGTCTTTTTAAAACGCGAAAGCCCTGAGTTAGCAATAACCCAGGGCTTTATTTAATGTTTAATGTTTAATGTTTCATGTCTCAAACTGCAACGCAGCTTGTAGCTCCCAGCGCCGTCACAATCGCCGTTGCGATTGATGCAATCATCTGCACGATAAACTTTAATGTCTCTTTCTTACTCATAATCTCTTAATGTTTAATGTTTAATGTTTAATCTTTAATGTTTAATGTTTAATGTTTCATGTTTTAGGCACGGATTTACACGGCTCTCTTTTAGAGAAACACAGCTGTTCTTTTTCATTGAT is a genomic window of Xylanibacter ruminicola 23 containing:
- a CDS encoding TIGR01212 family radical SAM protein (This family includes YhcC from E. coli K-12, an uncharacterized radical SAM protein.), whose translation is MDLNKVNTPYYNDYGTWIRRQFPYRVQKISIDAGFTCPNRDGRISTGGCIYCDNRTFNPSYCQRRLSVSAQLAEGKQFFAHKYPDMKYLAYFQAFTNTYAPIEQLKALYEEALAVEDIVGIVIGTRPDCVSDELLDYLAELNQRTFVLVEYGLESCNAATLQHINRGHTFEQSVSALERTHQRGLLTGAHIILGLPGEDAAESLRQAPILSQLPIDILKIHQMQIIRGTRLADEYEREPFHIYSVDEYIELIAQYIQRLRPDMVLERFVSQSPKELLIAPHWGLKNYEFTNKLVNYLKQNDIHQGQLVLRNSE
- a CDS encoding S9 family peptidase; translated protein: MKKLRLFSLGVSLALAVSASAGKQITLTDITKGEFRSKSISAVYPLADGETYAQISSDGKQIVTYSFKTGKQVGVLFDAATARGAEISEVDGYIMSPDGTRLLIQTNTKAIYRRSFTATYYIYSIRNNKLEPLSDGGPQQTPVFSPDGNQIAFVRDNNIFLVKLLYDNAESQVTKDGKRNEVINGIPDWVYEEEFSTNSSMVFTADSKQILWIRYDESAVKQYSMQLFKGLKPTRTEFAEYPGDYTYKYPVPGQVNSKVSVWSYDIKSHQTRKIDVPLGAEDYIPRIKATSDPAKVAIMTMNRHQDVLRIYMANPLSTVCKLAIEDKVDKYIKEEVLDDIQLTDQHILLPSERDGYNHLYLYNLNGQLLRQIIHENFVVKAVYGYDEKTGDTYFAANPTGATEQQVMVAHQNGKVEALTPKSGVSNAIFSKNFKYFINIWSDINNPAQYTICQNNGKKLTTLIDNHELKAKLADYELGQKQMFTFTTSEGVQLNGYMVKPANFDANKQYPVIMYQYGGPGSQQVLNQWGLGMAGNGAILEQYLCQQGYICVCVDNRGTGGRGAEFEKCTYLRLGELEARDQVETALWLGNQSYVDKDRIGIWGWSYGGWNTLMSMSEGRPVFRAGVAIAPPTCWRYYDSIYTERYMRTPKENASGYDEVNPIARANNLHGALLICHGLADDNVHYQNTAEYVEALVQADKDFRQLVYTNRNHGISGGNTRNHLYRQAINHFNDNLK
- the glyA gene encoding serine hydroxymethyltransferase; its protein translation is MNRDNTIFELIEKEHQRQLKGIELIASENFVSDQVMEAMGSYLTNKYAEGYPGHRYYGGCQVVDEVEQLAIDRVCKLFGAEYANVQPHSGAQANAAVLLAVLKPGDTFMGLNLDHGGHLSHGSRVNTSGLIYNPIGYNLNKETGRVDYDEMEQLALEHKPKLIIGGGSAYSREWDYKRMREIADKVGALLMIDMAHPAGLIAAGLLENPVKYAHIVTSTTHKTLRGPRGGIILMGKDFENPWGLKTPKGVTKMMSQLLNSAVFPGQQGGPLEHVIAAKAVAFGEALQPEFKEWAKQVQKNAKVLADELVKRGFGIVSGGTDNHSMLVDLRSKYPELTGKVAENALVAADITVNKNMVPFDSRSAFQTSGIRLGTPAITTRGAKEDLMVQIAAWIEEVLNDPENPEVIASVRARVNEKMKDYPLFAY
- a CDS encoding aspartate carbamoyltransferase regulatory subunit, which encodes MNKKERLVAAIENGTVIDHIPTDKTYQVASLLGLFTLKTPVTIGFNYPSKKVGSKGIIKVSDKFFTDDEVSRLSVVAPNVILSIIRDYEVVEKRSVVTPSEIKGIVKCNNPKCITNNEPMKTHFHVENGILTCHYCEKEQDINKVELC